gacaatatgcagcccctctgtgctgctggcatTCAGGCCAGCTACTGTCAGAGTGGAGTGGGCCATACTCTTATTTAAAGCGAACATTACAATTCATTTTCCATAAATGCATACTAGCAGCCCTAGCAAATCACTCAGAATGAGCACTCAATCATACACCTTCATCAGCAAAGTTCGCCTTTCTCTGCTTCTATTTTAATCACTGCAAATTTTCTGTCATGCAGCCTAGAGCACCTTCTTCACCCTTCTTTTTGTCCTTCTCAGCTTTCGTCCTTTACTCTAGCTCATTGCCTGCATGCTCTGCAGTTTTCTCAGGATGTGTTATAGGAGGCCACCACGTCCTCCACAGCACTGAAAGGATGAGGCAAGTTGATGTCCTCCTGCATCAGTCCCTGGCCTGATCCTGCTCTGTGGGGCATGTCTTACCTTTTTACCCTTTGTGTGTTGAGCACCGAGCATGGAGGGATCTAGTCCCTGTTATTAGGGCTCTCAGTCCTGCTTCAACACAGATAAATGAGCATATCTTCTGTTCAGGTAGTGTGTTGTGGGACGCATTTCCCAGTTCCCCTTGCTAACAGTGGCACCTCATGATATGCTATAAAACCTAAAGAGCTCTGAGGTGCCTTTCTCCAACCTAAGCACAGGTTCATCTGGTCCTTGCCAAACAGTAAGTGTCAAGACACAAGAATTGTAACAAATTTACTCTTATTCTTTTTTCAAGAATAGTTCCTTTGCCCAAACCACAGCTTGGTCTTTTATAGTCTACTATGGATGCTTTTTTATGACTGCTTAAAATCCACCAGAGGCTTTTCTTTATAACACATAATACCAACATACAAATACCTTCCTTTCTGTGTTCTCCACAACATGCAAGCAATGTTGCTTACTTTGCATCACACAAGATGATGAACAATTGTATTAATAAAGTCTTTTTTGACTAGTTAAGACTGAAACATTATTAGCCAATGTGAAGcctatgaaaaaaatcaacttttctTCTGATCAGACCACTCTTGGAAGAATATGAAGAGTTCCTTCTCCACAACAGAGAATCTTCCCATTCTCTCATTGCATCCCCAGCTCTGACACTGAGGTCTGATGGTAAGAGCAGCGCAGCATGGCAGCAGTGTGCTGGCCAGCAAGCCAAGAAAAGGTATCCAAATGGACGTTGGAAATGCCAAGTGTGCTGTAGGGTATGCTGGTATGTTACAGTGTGTGACACTCAGCCTGGACAATTTACAAATTGACTGTAAGGCAGCAATAGATGAGAATTCAGTATTTGTGTATCATGCATTAATAAAGACAGGGGAAGGCTTATCGTCTGTAAATAAGATGCTTTGATTCACTGAAGCAAAAATGTTTGTCATCTATAAATAGGATCATTTAATTCACTGGAGCCATTGTGATACAATTTTACAACAGGACTGAAAGCCATTTTTATTGATGACTTCAAATCAATTGTGTTGCTTGACACAAATCGGTGCAAAACATCATCTGATCCCATTTATGACTCTCCTACTTCAGTACACTTGGAATGTTGTTCTGTATCATTTCACGTCTGTTTAATCGAGCTAATATTCCATCTGCTTCATTGGAGTGTAATGTGATGAGCTCAAACCCAAATCACTGATAATGAACAACTCGTTCATTTCTCATCAAAGAGCTAGCTGAgggattagattttttttctaaagcccACAAGGCTTCATTCTCTTCTAAACATTagattttgcagaaagaaaagaaagtccCCACTTCAGGCAAAAACATCTTTTGGGACCACAGAATTTGCTTACAAGTTTCAGCTTGTCCTTGAGAAGAGCTGGTCGAATTGGCTAAGGAAATCACTTTGCTTCCAAAGGCATTTGCATCCTCTGCTTCATTTGCCTGTCTAAGGACTCAGCATAGAAGATCTTGCTTTTCTCCAAGTCGGACAATCATCCCCAAATCCTAAGAAAATGAACTTCTTTCTCTGTGGTTCGACGACAAGAATGAATGCAACTGCAAACCTCCTCCGGGAGACCACATCCAACACCTCCTCAAATTTGAACGAAGCTTCTTTGTACTACTTGCTGGAGGAATGGGCTCTCAACCCACAAGACACAAACATGAAGATGTTTTTAATTCCTCCAGTTGTCTGCCTCGTGGCAGGTGTCCTCATTATTCCTTCCATCTTGTTTGTGATCTTCTCTAGGTTTAGCATCCGAAAGGAAACGAGGTACATGCTGCTGGGGAATGCTCTGCTTTGTGATCTGATATACCTTTTGTTCTACACGCTGTCAGCTACTCTCAGCGCAGCACATGTAAGTCTCCCAAAGGAAGCCTGTGTTCTCCAGTTATTTCTGCTGGCAGTGGCTTACTGCGGGGGACTGTTCACAGCTGCTGCCATAGTCTTGGACACGTACATAgctattttgtttcctttgcgCTACGTTACTATTTTGCCTTCTTCACGAACAAAAAAAGTGATTGTATTGCTATGGATCTGTTCGGGGGTTCTCCCTGGGATTTTCTTCTTGGTGCTATCCAGCACTCACAACTTTGTGCCCTGTGTCCTGGAAATGTGCTCGATTCcactaataataatattaactCTGAGTGGGACTGATGCTGTGAAACTCTGTTTCTGGCTGTCTGCTATGGttgtctttctcttcctgtctctaatattttgttgttatgctattctttattttaaaaccaggcAATCAGGTATATGGGAGAGCATCTGTTCCAGAGCCAGTGTGACATTCTTAATGCACAACACTGtgttgttcttttatttctctccattcTTGGTTCTTTTTGTAGAATCATTCTTGTACGTTAACGTTGTCATTGGACTGGAGACAGGAATCTGGGTCTCCCTGACAATCTGCAATGTCCTGATGATTCTGCCTAAAGTTTTGTTCCCTTTTCTGTATGGACTTCGATACAGAGAGATCTCAGCATCTCTCAAATCCATTGTCAGAAGGAAGCATCTTCACCTGGTGTCACCTGCTCCATCACCATCCTGAGGCAACGCAGAGGACAGCTACAACAGAAGAGCTGTCCTTAACTTGTTAGCGTGCAAGCCTGGTGGAAATCACTCGGCTTCTTTTGCAAGTGTGAGATGTGGGCTGATCACTCTGCCTCCTTGGTGCCAGAAGGGCACAAGTCTTTCATCACATCACAGTTGGGATTACAGCAGATGCTGCCCTGGACAAAATTCTGCACTTTGTTGTGATGTGGGAGGGCAGCATATTTTGGAGGACATGGTGAGTCAGGATCATTTCCATCCATCCATGGCAGATGTCTTCctggaaaatagaaaatgaaaaatagatggTGCAAAGCAAATGGGTGCAGAGCAAAGGGGGTAACCGCAGGTCTCTTGGCAGCACTGCCTACAGGAGACAGGGTTCTTAACTGAACAAACGTACTGTGAGCAGAgcagctatttttttcattcatggTGTATTTGTGCAAGGTTGGTAGCCACTGTTCTGTTCTGTAACACATCATGAAAGATGCCTCTGGAAACTGCCGTACTCAGTGAAACACTGCTTCACCTCAGGCAGTGTGTTAGTGTACTCTCTGCCTTATGGATTCTGTCTGACAATGTGCAAAACACTGTGTTTTTGTAAAATCTCAGTTTGATGGGAAGTCATCTTTGATCGGTGTCTGTCGGGCAGCTTGGTGAGGAAAGatgagcaggagcagcaggtggCAAGGGGGCAAGTAGGCAGTGCCTGCTGCGGGGTGCCAGGCTCAGCCCAGAGCCCTGGGTCCCTGCCGGGTCCCTGCCGGGTCCCTGCCAGTGCTGCCAGGTTGCAgactctctcagccttctctgtaCTTAAAGCAATACCCCAAAAGCGCTGTTTGTGTGTTTGGGGTGTTTCACACTCATCTGAAGAATGGCACTAAGCGGGAGCCAGGAGATCAGTGTCTGGTTGCACGAGGTGTTTTTGGCAATGCAGCCTGTTTGAGAGgttcctgcttctctccctctcccctcatTCCCCAAGTGCTGGTTACTCTCCTCACTCCACGGTTTGCTGATCTCCCCAGTCTGCTAATGCAACTGCTCGTGGGGTTGCAGGCTAAAAATATCCCTCCAAAGAGAAGTGGTGTTGTTTTCATCTTGACCAAGATTATCCCAGGGATCTGTTTATTAGCATGTTCTGCAAACATCTGCGTCAGCACAACTGAGGGGGTGACAAATTTCATGTCAGAGGTGGGGCACCTTGGGGGCTTTGCTGTGACGGGACACTTCTTGTGTAAGAGCATCTTTAAGCTAAAGTTGttgtaagtgaaaaaaaaaacaaaaacaaaaacaacatattAGTGCATATTTGCTTTAAGCATGGTTCTGTGCTTCCCCTATTTTTACCCAAAGGAACATTAAATTACTGAgcaattgctttgttttccaagaaaaaattcttcatcCTCTTCAATAAAAAATTAGGACCTGACAATTGCTTTTTAttggctgcttttatttttctccaagatGAATGTTCTGTAGATGTTTTCCACACAAGTTATGTTTGTATAAAGCCTTCAGTTTCAGCCTCTAACAAGGGTCTCCCATACCATAGTAAGGATGGGGGAAATACCTGTACAGCAGGTAGGTGCTTTCTGCTGAATTTCTTTAACATGCAGTACGATCAGATATGGAAGATATACCAGTACCTCCCCAGGCTGCTCGTATCTTGGGGCAAATCTCTACACCTCTGCCTGTTGGCAGAAAGGCCAGTAACTTACAGGATAGTTCTCCATGGAAGATTCTTTCAAGCTTTATTGCCCAAAGTTTGCCTGTATTGTAAATTGTCGTGCTGGATAGTGAAGAAACCTGTGTAAATGGTACAAAGTAAGCTGACTGTATAGCTGCAGGTTAACAGTGCTTGATTTCCCTGCTAGTCTCTGTCAGTTATGAAGTTAACCTGCAGGACAGACTCAGACAAGAATATATTGCCAATTCTGTAACTCTTTCTTAATATACATCCCAAGGGTGTGTTTTGAGGCAACAACAAGTTCAGTATCATAAAGAAGGACACTGAAAGAAGCAATTGGTGATCATGGCAAGTTTATGTACATAGGAAATTTGTCTACAGTGATATCATAAcgaccaagcaaacaaaacagttttgtggAAATGACCTAAGAAAGATGAATGCAGTCGTCTTATAAGTGTCCTTGAACTCCTTCCTAGAACGGGTGTTTGCCTAAAAGAGTTTAGTTGAAGTGAAATTAGTTAAGTTGAACTGAGTCCTAAAAAAGTCATCCATGTGGAGAGCTGATGCTATTTTATTAACTCACTTTAAGGTGGTTTAACATTAGAAAGGCAAGATTTTCTTAAGTGACTGCTTGTAGATAACTTCTTCCCATAATGTACTGCTGTGCTGTTTGATACAAAAGCAGCATGTACCAGCATGCATACGAGAAACACACTGTATACCTGAATCATTTACCTCTGGGGATTTCCCCTGTATATCTGAATAGGACGGGAGGTGTCACCAGGGCAGTATCACAGGCACGAGGTTCCTATAATTCTTCTCATAAATGTCTTGAGTTTCATCTTAAAAATAGTTAGGCCTCCTCACTTCCCAGAGCTTCAGGGCAGTAGTGATTAGCAGCCTTCTATGGATGTCCCCAGATAAGCTCTGGAAATTCAGATTGAGACTATTTACCACAGCCCAGCTATCAGCCTCTCCAAGGTCACATAAGGGAACTTATTGGATGTCAGGGTGTCTGCccagcattttaatttaaagtgaAATGGAGAGCAGTTGACTCTAACATGTGATTTGGCAGCTGGGGGCAGTAATCCTTCAATAAATTGCTATAGTGTGAGTCATGAAAAGTCTTCCAATTTGTAGCCTAAATGTATTGCACCCCTGGTCAgttcttcccctcttttcttGTGCCGACATTGTCACTGAGCTCACCGCATCTCTCTTCCCTCTTTAAGCTGGATTCACAGTGCAGCTGCATTCTGCCTGTAACCTGCAGACTAGAGAGAGTCTGACCTGTGCTCCCAGGAGCTGGCTCTGCGCCTTGCAGCGCTGCAAAAATCGCTAAATCTGTGCTTAGATCTGCGCCCCAAATTAGAGCAGTTTCAGTGTCATGAGAAACAGAGTCCCCAGACAGATAAACGGTCGTACAGCTTTGGAATTAGATTTCCCTTCATTTGCTACAATTTCAGTAATTATTCAGTAGAACTGATTAGCCTCCTGCAGTTTTAGTAATTGATATCGGAGTGCCCAATCCCGCTCCATCAGTTTACCTTGGCATTTTCAAagggaactttggtacagcagTAGGTCAGAAGGGAACCAGCGATTGCCTGGTTGCACTGGAGAGAGCCCTGAGAAGCCAGTGCTGCCTTTCAGCAGCTGCCCCGAGACGGGTCCCACTCAGCTCTTGGCCTTGCTCGTCACTCTTTTTGTACTCTGAAACACCGTGCATCCTTCAGACAGAAACTGTGCTTGTGGCCATTCCCTGTGGGAGGCGGGTGTGTGTGACAAAGGAGAGAGAACACCtgataggaaaaggaaatgacaAGTTTCCTTGAAACTTGGTCTCTGCTGTGTGCAGTCTCCACCCTCACCTCGCTGCTGGTAGCTGAGGGCACTGCGAGTTGTTGCAGTTTTTTCACAAGCCTCGTGATGATTTTTGGTGTCTTCATGAAACCACAGATGctgagtgtttttgtttttcagtatgcTTCTAGTCCTTCCGATTGCAACATAAATCAGAAAGGTACAATATGGACAGAAGGTACCAATCTGAAAGGCAAATAAGACCAACTCTTCATGAA
This sequence is a window from Anser cygnoides isolate HZ-2024a breed goose chromosome 9, Taihu_goose_T2T_genome, whole genome shotgun sequence. Protein-coding genes within it:
- the GPR148 gene encoding probable G-protein coupled receptor 148; the protein is MNFFLCGSTTRMNATANLLRETTSNTSSNLNEASLYYLLEEWALNPQDTNMKMFLIPPVVCLVAGVLIIPSILFVIFSRFSIRKETRYMLLGNALLCDLIYLLFYTLSATLSAAHVSLPKEACVLQLFLLAVAYCGGLFTAAAIVLDTYIAILFPLRYVTILPSSRTKKVIVLLWICSGVLPGIFFLVLSSTHNFVPCVLEMCSIPLIIILTLSGTDAVKLCFWLSAMVVFLFLSLIFCCYAILYFKTRQSGIWESICSRASVTFLMHNTVLFFYFSPFLVLFVESFLYVNVVIGLETGIWVSLTICNVLMILPKVLFPFLYGLRYREISASLKSIVRRKHLHLVSPAPSPS